One Diospyros lotus cultivar Yz01 chromosome 1, ASM1463336v1, whole genome shotgun sequence genomic window carries:
- the LOC127788199 gene encoding uncharacterized protein LOC127788199, translating into MGRKAGRLHISPKKFGSLQKPCMKEMITFLNCLALNHNSDEKCVRQKDLLNTCMDAQTSKSRKPWGSINYHLQRLSRGRK; encoded by the exons ATGGGCCGGAAAGCTGGGCGGCTACATATAAGCCCAAAGAAATTTGGGTCTCTTCAGAAACCTTGCATGAAGGAGATGATAACTTTTCTTAATTGTTTGGCTCTTAACCACAACAGTGATGAGAAATGCGTTAGGCAAAAAGATCTCTTGAATACATGCATGGATGCTCAG ACTAGCAAAAGCAGGAAGCCCTGGGGAAGCATAAATTATCATCTGCAGCGGCTCAGCAGGGGAAGGAAGTAG